A portion of the Moraxella ovis genome contains these proteins:
- a CDS encoding DUF2628 domain-containing protein, translating into MIRLPFLEDTTPPPFYQAHLTPNERTQLDKWFIGLRSQKYYLKRFEEFDHAGKLHARWHWAAFFCTFGWLLYRKRYLDCVVYCVAGWSFIKVNIAIILAVFEFTVIGFLPEEYQMWARVIVGGSVWLFWASMVARWADAYYYRMARREIADVLDFYPRNQESQKAHLKREGGTSLVGMSIAFAIFGVMLSIIIGQFVPIIAMQKEQEVIFESYRSANAVQKRVAAIYDASHQCPVNLPVSADNQRVSMVVTDRVAGVQTDCAIVATVSGATYPVRYLNGETLVIYHTKNDQEHHIWRCQTSLNKKRHPKSCVG; encoded by the coding sequence ATGATTCGCCTGCCATTTTTAGAAGATACCACGCCACCGCCATTTTATCAGGCGCATCTGACGCCTAATGAGCGCACTCAGCTTGACAAATGGTTCATTGGGCTGCGTTCTCAAAAGTATTACCTAAAGCGCTTCGAGGAATTCGATCATGCTGGTAAGCTGCATGCGCGTTGGCATTGGGCGGCGTTCTTTTGTACCTTTGGGTGGCTGCTTTATCGCAAGCGTTATCTGGACTGCGTGGTGTACTGCGTGGCAGGCTGGTCGTTCATTAAGGTGAATATCGCCATTATCTTAGCGGTATTTGAATTTACGGTGATTGGGTTTTTGCCCGAAGAGTATCAAATGTGGGCGCGCGTCATCGTGGGTGGCTCTGTTTGGCTGTTCTGGGCGTCCATGGTGGCCAGATGGGCAGATGCGTACTATTATCGCATGGCGCGCCGAGAGATCGCTGATGTGCTGGACTTTTATCCGCGCAATCAAGAATCTCAAAAAGCACACCTAAAGCGTGAGGGTGGCACCAGCCTTGTGGGCATGAGTATCGCCTTTGCCATATTTGGAGTGATGCTCTCAATCATCATCGGTCAGTTCGTTCCGATCATCGCCATGCAAAAAGAACAAGAAGTCATCTTTGAAAGCTATCGTTCTGCCAACGCTGTACAAAAACGCGTCGCAGCGATCTACGATGCCAGCCATCAATGCCCTGTTAATCTGCCCGTCTCTGCTGATAATCAGCGCGTCTCCATGGTGGTAACAGATCGTGTGGCAGGCGTGCAGACGGATTGTGCAATTGTCGCCACTGTGTCGGGTGCGACTTATCCAGTGCGTTACCTAAATGGTGAAACCTTAGTCATCTATCACACCAAGAATGACCAAGAACATCACATATGGCGATGTCAAACATCGCTAAACAAAAAGCGCCACCCAAAAAGCTGTGTTGGTTAG
- the trmB gene encoding tRNA (guanosine(46)-N7)-methyltransferase TrmB produces MTQKAEFLAPVGGDRQTPDTDRDTISEQISRLNQTPEQFRQIDTFMKRRTHMSQSSEIALTSDEYAPYIINQGFELGKLGNVSDIHNLRVYFKDTPNGENAPITLEIGFGMGDSLIEMAKNNPTRNFVGIEVHEPGIGRTAYIAHELGLTNLKVLSGDAIELLTNLPENHLDTVQLYFPDPWQKKRHYKRRFVTTYRMEIVARTLKVGGTFHAATDWEHYALWMLEVLDNMPIFRNTADQGNFTPRPDFRPYTKFEKRGFDYGRSSWDLIYQKV; encoded by the coding sequence ATGACCCAAAAAGCAGAATTTCTCGCACCTGTTGGCGGTGATCGCCAAACCCCCGACACAGACCGCGACACCATCAGCGAACAGATCAGCCGCCTAAACCAAACCCCTGAACAATTTCGTCAAATCGACACGTTCATGAAGCGTCGCACGCACATGAGCCAATCAAGCGAAATCGCCCTAACCTCTGATGAGTACGCACCTTATATCATCAATCAAGGCTTTGAGCTTGGCAAGTTGGGTAATGTCAGCGATATTCACAATCTAAGGGTTTATTTTAAAGACACGCCAAACGGCGAGAATGCGCCCATCACGCTAGAAATTGGCTTTGGCATGGGTGACAGCCTAATCGAGATGGCGAAAAACAACCCAACGCGCAACTTCGTTGGCATCGAAGTGCACGAACCCGGCATCGGGCGCACCGCCTACATCGCCCACGAGCTTGGACTGACCAACCTCAAGGTACTAAGCGGTGATGCCATCGAGCTACTGACGAATCTGCCCGAAAATCACCTTGATACCGTTCAGCTATACTTCCCAGACCCATGGCAAAAAAAGCGCCATTACAAACGCCGCTTCGTCACCACGTACCGCATGGAAATCGTGGCTCGCACCCTAAAGGTAGGCGGTACTTTCCACGCAGCCACCGACTGGGAGCATTATGCTCTATGGATGCTTGAAGTGCTTGATAATATGCCTATTTTTCGCAATACCGCAGATCAAGGTAACTTCACCCCGCGCCCAGATTTTCGTCCTTATACCAAATTTGAAAAGCGCGGCTTTGATTATGGGCGCAGCTCTTGGGATCTCATCTACCAAAAAGTATAA
- the recA gene encoding recombinase RecA → MNTKAKDATTSVDENKEKALKAALAQIEKSFGKNTIMYLGDESAKIDVDVVSTGSLSLDIALGIGGLPKGRIIEIFGPESSGKTTLTLQTIAECQKQGGTCAFIDAEHALDPIYARKLGVDIDKLMVSQPDNGEQALEIADMLVRSGAVDMIVVDSVAALTPKAEIEGEMGDSHMGLQARLMSQALRKITGNAKRSNCMVIFINQIRMKIGVMFGSPETTTGGNALKFYASVRLDIRRTGQIKEGEDIVGSETRVKVIKNKMAPPFRQAEFQIMYGEGINRLGEVVDLGVDIGAVGKSGAWYSYGEGKIGQGKANTVKYLAENPDIAQEIENRIRQEKMGNTTPISESHADDGEPPEFIEGMEDDNLF, encoded by the coding sequence ATGAACACAAAAGCGAAGGATGCGACCACCAGCGTCGATGAAAATAAAGAAAAAGCACTCAAGGCGGCACTTGCACAGATCGAGAAAAGCTTTGGTAAAAACACCATCATGTACCTTGGTGACGAGTCGGCAAAAATCGACGTGGATGTGGTCTCCACAGGCTCATTAAGTCTTGATATCGCATTGGGCATTGGCGGCTTACCAAAAGGTCGTATCATCGAGATCTTCGGCCCTGAAAGCTCTGGTAAAACCACCCTCACCCTACAGACCATCGCCGAATGCCAAAAGCAAGGCGGCACCTGTGCATTCATTGATGCTGAGCACGCTCTAGATCCAATCTATGCGCGCAAGCTAGGCGTGGATATTGATAAGCTGATGGTCTCACAGCCCGACAACGGCGAACAAGCCCTAGAGATCGCTGACATGCTGGTGCGCTCTGGCGCGGTGGACATGATCGTCGTGGACTCTGTGGCAGCACTCACCCCAAAAGCTGAGATTGAAGGCGAGATGGGCGACAGCCACATGGGCCTGCAGGCACGTCTGATGAGTCAGGCACTGCGTAAGATCACCGGCAACGCCAAGCGCTCCAACTGCATGGTGATCTTTATTAACCAGATTCGTATGAAAATTGGTGTTATGTTCGGTTCACCTGAGACCACGACAGGTGGTAACGCGCTTAAATTCTACGCCTCGGTGCGTTTGGATATTCGTCGCACAGGCCAAATCAAAGAAGGCGAGGACATCGTCGGTTCAGAAACCCGCGTCAAAGTCATTAAAAACAAAATGGCACCTCCATTCCGCCAAGCCGAATTCCAAATCATGTATGGCGAGGGCATCAACCGCCTAGGTGAAGTTGTGGATCTGGGCGTAGATATCGGTGCGGTTGGCAAATCTGGCGCATGGTACAGCTATGGCGAAGGCAAGATCGGTCAAGGTAAAGCCAATACCGTCAAATACTTGGCAGAGAATCCTGACATCGCACAAGAGATTGAAAACAGAATCCGCCAAGAGAAAATGGGCAATACCACACCCATCAGCGAATCTCACGCTGATGATGGTGAGCCACCTGAATTCATCGAAGGCATGGAAGATGACAACCTGTTTTAA
- a CDS encoding regulatory protein RecX codes for MTTIKTLAEILADMGEPVSADSSDGNVHQPSTKIKKTQSTQSDNPTAKKSTQNPWQDFRELTLSEPKKARLSDDDAINEPDLPTPPNTSKKLKSRNKPKAVPQPNITHVLADNNQTILDESTIQALQKVDIEPVYQNDKTVNRLRWLAFYYLSNHELSQKQLRQKLLDKDCDPDMVSDLLDEFADKGYQSDERCAHMLIREGVRRGRGKRHINQSLKKAGIDLPYSLDELIDQAGIESISDGTILDDETSAQGEINWLKLAIEARCKKYGNTIPKDPKEKARQLRFLQYRGFEMGVCFDALKYTLDHLDELI; via the coding sequence ATGACCACCATCAAAACATTGGCAGAAATATTGGCGGATATGGGCGAACCTGTATCCGCTGATTCATCTGATGGTAATGTCCACCAACCATCAACTAAAATCAAAAAAACACAATCTACCCAATCGGATAATCCAACCGCCAAGAAGTCAACCCAAAACCCTTGGCAGGATTTTCGTGAATTGACATTATCAGAGCCTAAGAAAGCCCGATTGTCAGACGATGATGCAATTAATGAACCTGATCTGCCAACCCCACCCAATACGTCCAAAAAACTCAAGTCTCGCAATAAGCCCAAAGCAGTCCCACAGCCAAACATAACTCATGTCTTGGCAGATAATAATCAAACCATTTTGGATGAGAGCACCATCCAAGCTCTTCAAAAAGTTGACATTGAGCCGGTTTACCAAAACGATAAAACAGTTAACAGGCTAAGATGGCTTGCTTTTTATTATCTATCCAATCATGAATTATCACAAAAACAGCTGCGTCAAAAGCTGCTCGATAAAGACTGCGACCCTGACATGGTCTCGGATTTATTAGATGAATTTGCTGATAAAGGCTATCAATCGGATGAACGCTGCGCCCACATGCTGATCCGCGAAGGTGTGCGGCGCGGGCGCGGCAAAAGACACATCAATCAAAGTCTAAAAAAAGCCGGCATAGACTTGCCCTACTCGCTTGATGAGCTCATCGATCAAGCAGGCATAGAGAGCATCAGTGACGGCACCATCTTAGACGATGAGACAAGTGCTCAAGGCGAGATCAATTGGCTAAAACTCGCCATAGAAGCTCGCTGCAAAAAATACGGCAATACCATCCCAAAAGACCCAAAAGAAAAAGCCCGTCAATTGCGATTTTTGCAATATCGAGGCTTTGAGATGGGGGTATGTTTTGATGCACTTAAATACACGCTTGATCATTTGGATGAACTGATCTAG
- a CDS encoding PHP domain-containing protein translates to MIDLHSHSTASDGTNTPAALVKKAFDAGIKIFALTDHDTIAGVAEAKQAAEECGIRLINGVEISCAHALAGGYGKNKELQKIIHVVALNFADTQRMHEALQALQDSRHHRGRRMIEKLGEILTDDDSETLTETLWQAVLIKADNNPRAIGRAHIGQVLHELGFVHSVQAAFDKYLADGKCAYVEIETMTMARTIELIHECGGLAVLAHPTRYGLSATRTRRLIEDFAQMGGDACELPNNEPMSLRAMIDRCIVEQGLMVSVGSDYHGDNMPWRRLGVTAKPKVDQIAVWERF, encoded by the coding sequence ATGATAGATCTACATAGCCACAGCACAGCATCAGATGGCACCAACACACCTGCCGCTCTAGTAAAAAAAGCGTTTGATGCTGGCATCAAGATTTTTGCGTTGACGGATCACGATACCATTGCAGGCGTGGCAGAAGCGAAGCAAGCCGCAGAAGAGTGTGGCATTCGTCTGATTAATGGTGTTGAGATCAGTTGCGCACATGCTCTGGCAGGTGGGTATGGCAAAAATAAAGAACTACAAAAAATCATCCATGTCGTCGCATTGAATTTCGCTGACACTCAAAGAATGCATGAAGCACTGCAGGCACTACAAGACAGCCGCCATCATCGTGGGCGGCGGATGATTGAGAAATTGGGCGAGATATTAACTGATGATGACAGCGAGACGCTCACCGAGACTTTGTGGCAGGCAGTATTAATCAAAGCAGATAATAACCCGCGAGCCATTGGCCGAGCGCATATCGGACAGGTGCTGCATGAGCTGGGATTTGTCCACAGCGTGCAAGCTGCCTTTGATAAATATCTGGCGGATGGCAAATGCGCCTATGTCGAGATAGAGACCATGACCATGGCAAGGACGATCGAGCTGATTCATGAATGTGGTGGCTTGGCTGTGTTGGCGCACCCGACTCGCTATGGACTATCGGCGACACGTACGCGAAGGCTGATTGAGGATTTTGCTCAGATGGGCGGCGATGCATGCGAATTGCCAAATAATGAACCAATGAGCCTGCGCGCAATGATTGATCGATGTATCGTAGAACAGGGACTCATGGTATCAGTGGGTAGCGACTATCATGGTGATAATATGCCTTGGCGCAGGCTTGGGGTAACTGCTAAGCCCAAGGTAGATCAGATCGCTGTGTGGGAGCGTTTCTAG
- the ftsZ gene encoding cell division protein FtsZ — MVKYSMSDDTQFDSDGQARFIVVGVGGGGGNAVEHMVNQHVTGINFVAANTDRQALGKLTTPNKLQLGSELTRGLGAGANPEVGREAAESDEAEIRALLSDYDMVFITAGMGGGTGTGAAPVIARIAKEEGILTVAVVTTPFKFEGGKRAKLAQEGIDQLAQYVDSIITVPNEKLLQVYRGLTMKDAFAKANDVLLQAVDGITRTIREPGVINIDFNDVHTAMTAKGHAMMGIGRASGEGRAAEAAEKAIRSPLLDDLLLKNAQGVIINIVGANIGMSEPYEVAEVVSRIANIDEGNIFFGAVDDESMGDDIYVTVIATGLTVDERPKTQLANQQSAPADHVSAIASQQPQQQAAPQAQPRLVTKPISVGNYLQQQQNKND, encoded by the coding sequence ATGGTTAAGTACAGCATGTCAGATGACACACAGTTTGATTCAGATGGACAAGCACGTTTTATCGTTGTTGGTGTTGGCGGTGGCGGTGGCAACGCAGTTGAGCACATGGTAAATCAACACGTTACGGGCATCAATTTTGTGGCGGCAAACACTGACCGTCAAGCACTTGGCAAGCTTACCACGCCAAACAAACTACAACTTGGCAGCGAGCTAACTCGTGGCTTGGGTGCCGGCGCTAACCCTGAAGTGGGTCGTGAAGCAGCTGAGAGTGACGAAGCTGAAATTCGTGCGCTACTGTCTGATTATGACATGGTGTTCATCACTGCTGGTATGGGCGGCGGCACAGGTACGGGCGCAGCTCCTGTGATTGCTCGTATTGCCAAAGAAGAAGGCATCTTGACCGTTGCAGTTGTGACCACACCATTTAAATTTGAAGGTGGTAAGCGTGCTAAGCTTGCTCAAGAAGGTATTGATCAGCTGGCTCAGTACGTTGACTCAATCATCACAGTGCCAAACGAAAAACTACTACAAGTCTATCGCGGTCTGACCATGAAAGATGCATTTGCCAAGGCGAATGACGTTCTACTGCAGGCGGTTGATGGCATCACTCGCACGATTCGTGAGCCTGGTGTGATTAACATCGACTTTAATGACGTACACACTGCCATGACGGCAAAAGGTCATGCAATGATGGGTATTGGCCGTGCTAGTGGCGAAGGTCGTGCGGCAGAAGCAGCAGAAAAAGCGATTCGCTCTCCACTTCTTGACGATCTACTACTGAAGAACGCTCAAGGTGTGATCATTAATATCGTGGGTGCGAACATCGGCATGAGCGAACCGTATGAAGTTGCCGAAGTGGTTAGCCGTATTGCGAACATCGATGAGGGCAACATCTTCTTTGGTGCTGTGGACGATGAGTCAATGGGTGATGACATCTATGTAACCGTGATTGCAACAGGTTTAACAGTGGATGAGCGTCCTAAAACCCAGCTAGCCAATCAACAATCTGCACCTGCAGATCATGTAAGCGCGATTGCCAGCCAACAGCCACAACAACAAGCTGCGCCTCAAGCTCAGCCACGCCTAGTGACTAAGCCAATCAGTGTTGGCAACTACCTGCAACAGCAGCAAAACAAAAACGACTAA
- the ftsA gene encoding cell division protein FtsA codes for MSDLQVALHLSSTAAYTVVGYATGTPEQPKIKVSAVGLARTDAFVGGKIERREHLLSAVYKSLQEAGDMAGVNIHEVCLSFASPLMTSMNDMQKLSLHKSRAHTTVQQSDLYRAKELIADKLRAEDYTLLQSCQLLSYLDGVQEVKDPIGMHANEISVANHVMALPANYHAQILDVVNSAEASVGATLFDGVVSAEYALTKEEKERGVCFIDIGLGTTKVCVYRGGSLLFSDCLDVGGQTVTFDIATELGLSVSEAESLKHQQGTVQLDPAKRAAFVTLKRRLGGESTVSLRRLSSVIAARYDDIFMRISKRLDDLGLSSQIEAGVVLAGGATQIDGLSYFVGRQWGLPVRMMTTNGRVSICPKNLTDDNIALLNGYLKDNKLHSVIGSLLYQNGEQFIKDSYGEVSAQDRLTNKVSEGWRVFTNQIKKWF; via the coding sequence ATGTCAGACCTACAGGTTGCGTTGCATTTGAGTTCAACTGCTGCTTATACAGTAGTCGGCTATGCAACAGGTACGCCTGAACAGCCAAAGATCAAGGTCTCGGCGGTGGGTTTGGCGCGCACAGATGCATTCGTTGGCGGTAAGATCGAACGTCGTGAGCACTTATTAAGCGCGGTTTATAAGTCTCTGCAAGAAGCAGGCGACATGGCAGGGGTGAATATCCATGAGGTGTGCTTATCGTTTGCATCACCTCTCATGACCTCAATGAACGACATGCAAAAGCTTAGCTTGCACAAGAGCAGAGCGCACACCACAGTTCAACAAAGCGATCTGTATCGCGCCAAAGAGCTGATTGCTGATAAGCTGCGTGCTGAAGATTATACGTTATTGCAATCATGTCAGCTGCTAAGCTATCTAGACGGCGTCCAAGAGGTTAAAGATCCAATTGGCATGCACGCCAATGAGATTAGCGTAGCAAACCATGTCATGGCGCTGCCTGCCAATTACCATGCGCAGATTCTTGATGTGGTTAATTCAGCAGAGGCATCGGTAGGGGCGACATTGTTTGATGGCGTGGTCAGTGCTGAATATGCCCTAACCAAAGAAGAAAAAGAGCGCGGCGTTTGTTTTATTGACATTGGCCTAGGTACGACGAAAGTTTGTGTGTATCGTGGTGGTTCGCTTTTGTTTTCCGATTGTTTGGACGTGGGTGGTCAGACGGTTACTTTTGACATTGCGACAGAGCTTGGCTTGTCGGTGTCTGAAGCTGAGAGTCTAAAGCATCAGCAGGGCACTGTTCAGCTCGACCCTGCCAAGCGTGCAGCTTTTGTAACTCTAAAGCGTCGCTTGGGAGGAGAATCAACGGTGAGCTTGCGTCGATTGAGTAGTGTGATCGCGGCGCGTTATGATGACATTTTTATGCGCATCAGTAAGCGCCTTGATGATTTGGGCCTGTCATCGCAGATCGAAGCGGGTGTTGTCTTGGCAGGCGGTGCCACTCAGATTGATGGTCTTAGCTATTTTGTGGGTCGTCAATGGGGTCTGCCGGTCCGTATGATGACCACGAATGGACGCGTCAGCATTTGTCCAAAAAATCTAACCGATGACAATATTGCGCTACTTAATGGTTATCTAAAAGATAATAAGCTGCACAGCGTGATAGGTTCGCTACTTTATCAGAATGGCGAACAATTCATCAAAGACAGCTATGGCGAGGTGTCAGCTCAAGACAGGCTGACAAATAAAGTTTCTGAAGGTTGGCGAGTATTCACCAACCAAATCAAAAAATGGTTTTAA
- a CDS encoding cell division protein FtsQ/DivIB: protein MNSQVNTKNARRVLKLWQILLMVAIVLGGLIVAAMKGIEQAPKRPLVLELSNLTESQANSLKTATAPFGQVQFFGADLMGIHQVVSSLSWVESASVKRDWQQGAIVSVVPRRAVANFGSQHLLDANGAVFVPADERELMDKNLVHLYSGHTNDATDMMRQMQRVNEWFSPLGMTAEDMTLTSRQTWLIRFDNGLRVIVDHENTEQKLFSLSSLLAGSLAKELPKIQSVDLRYKNGFAIAWKTAEIPQKPSDSGLKTS, encoded by the coding sequence ATGAATTCCCAAGTCAATACTAAAAATGCACGTCGAGTTCTAAAACTATGGCAGATTTTGCTCATGGTAGCCATTGTGCTTGGCGGCTTGATTGTTGCAGCGATGAAGGGTATTGAGCAGGCGCCAAAACGCCCACTTGTCTTAGAATTGAGTAATTTGACCGAATCTCAGGCGAATTCGCTAAAAACCGCGACCGCACCATTTGGGCAGGTTCAGTTTTTTGGCGCGGATTTGATGGGTATTCATCAAGTGGTGTCTAGCTTGTCGTGGGTTGAGAGTGCCAGCGTTAAGCGCGATTGGCAGCAAGGCGCTATTGTCTCTGTCGTGCCGCGACGTGCGGTGGCTAATTTCGGTAGTCAGCATCTGCTTGATGCCAATGGTGCGGTGTTCGTGCCGGCTGATGAGCGCGAGCTAATGGATAAGAATCTGGTTCATCTGTACAGCGGTCACACCAATGATGCAACGGACATGATGCGCCAGATGCAGCGAGTCAATGAATGGTTCTCTCCGCTTGGTATGACGGCAGAGGACATGACATTAACGTCACGCCAGACTTGGCTGATTCGTTTTGATAATGGGCTTCGTGTGATTGTCGATCATGAGAACACCGAACAAAAACTGTTTAGTTTGTCGTCACTTTTGGCGGGCAGTCTTGCCAAAGAATTGCCAAAAATTCAGTCGGTAGATTTGCGCTATAAAAACGGTTTTGCCATTGCTTGGAAAACTGCTGAAATACCTCAAAAACCGTCTGATTCAGGCTTGAAAACTTCTTGA
- a CDS encoding D-alanine--D-alanine ligase — translation MTKIDPTAFGKVAVVCGGTSSEREVSLNSGKAVLNALLSKGVDAHHFDPKETDISKLRDYDRVFNVLHGTFGEDGSLQGVLDGFNIPYTGCGVLASAVAMDKFRNRLLWQSLGLPNVPYVVLNDDSDFEQVEKELGFPLFVKPAAEGSSVGVMMIERVGDLAKAYPELKQYHGEILAEKAITGGEYACSLLGDEVLPSIRIIPKGKFYDYEAKYLRDDTVYQCPSDLMDEQEREMGELARRAFSGIGGRGWARVDFLKSDDGKLYLLEINTVPGMTDHSLVPMAAKQAGIDFATLCVTILEQTLS, via the coding sequence ATGACAAAGATTGATCCAACTGCTTTTGGTAAAGTGGCTGTTGTTTGCGGTGGTACGAGCAGTGAGCGCGAAGTTTCTTTAAATAGTGGCAAGGCGGTGCTAAATGCATTGCTTTCAAAAGGTGTGGACGCGCATCATTTTGACCCCAAAGAGACCGACATCTCGAAGCTGCGTGACTATGACCGTGTGTTTAATGTGCTGCATGGTACATTTGGCGAGGATGGCAGCTTACAAGGCGTGCTCGATGGTTTTAATATCCCATACACAGGCTGTGGCGTGTTGGCTTCTGCTGTTGCGATGGATAAATTTCGCAATCGCTTATTGTGGCAGTCATTGGGGCTTCCGAATGTACCTTATGTGGTCTTAAATGACGACAGTGATTTTGAGCAAGTAGAAAAAGAGTTGGGTTTTCCTTTGTTTGTCAAACCGGCAGCTGAGGGTTCTAGCGTTGGCGTGATGATGATTGAGAGGGTAGGCGATTTGGCAAAAGCATACCCTGAGCTTAAGCAGTATCACGGCGAGATTCTTGCAGAAAAAGCAATCACAGGCGGTGAGTACGCGTGTTCGCTGTTGGGCGATGAGGTGCTGCCAAGTATTCGCATCATCCCTAAGGGTAAGTTCTATGACTATGAAGCCAAATATCTGCGCGACGACACGGTATATCAATGCCCATCAGATCTGATGGATGAGCAGGAGCGTGAAATGGGCGAGCTTGCGCGACGTGCCTTTAGTGGTATTGGTGGTCGTGGTTGGGCGCGCGTCGATTTTCTAAAGTCTGACGATGGTAAATTATACCTATTAGAGATCAATACTGTGCCAGGCATGACGGATCACAGCTTGGTACCGATGGCGGCAAAGCAAGCGGGAATTGATTTTGCAACCTTATGTGTGACCATCTTAGAGCAGACCTTGTCTTAA
- the murC gene encoding UDP-N-acetylmuramate--L-alanine ligase — protein MTDNNSSKQLAKQLIEIPEMRRINTIHFVGIGGAGMCGIAEVLFNQGYTVTGSDIKESPVTKRLESLGVTVFIGHDSSNIKDADVLVVSSAIDKTNPEIQTALQARLPVVRRADMLGELMRYRHSIAVAGAHGKTTTTSLLTMMLTEAGLDPTYVIGGKLNASGKNASLGSSRYLVAEADESDASFLSLRPMAAIVTNIDEDHMETYGGSFDKLKQAYIQFLQNMPFYGLAVICGDDQELSGMIDDIARPVLTFGFGSHNDVQATHLEVEGARTHFTVLRKDREPLRLTLNIPGEHNVLNALAAITLATDEGVDDEAIVRAVSKFAGVGRRFEQQADIAVDGGNVLLIDDYGHHPTEVLATIKAARQSYPERRLVMMFQPHRYSRTRDCFDEFVEVLSNVDELLLLDVYPAGEALIVGADTKSLARSIRLRGQVEPTLVDKENLAPVMQRVLKAGDLLITQGAGNVGHICLDLRDNELYLK, from the coding sequence ATGACAGATAATAATTCATCAAAACAACTTGCCAAGCAGCTTATCGAAATCCCTGAAATGAGACGAATTAATACGATTCACTTTGTGGGTATTGGCGGTGCAGGCATGTGCGGCATCGCAGAAGTGCTTTTCAACCAAGGCTATACCGTAACAGGTTCGGACATCAAAGAAAGTCCCGTCACCAAGCGTCTAGAGAGTCTTGGTGTGACGGTATTCATCGGGCACGATTCATCTAATATTAAGGACGCTGACGTGCTGGTGGTGTCATCTGCCATTGATAAGACGAATCCTGAAATTCAAACCGCGCTACAGGCGCGTCTGCCGGTGGTTCGTCGCGCTGACATGCTTGGCGAGCTCATGCGTTACCGTCATTCTATCGCGGTGGCGGGTGCGCATGGCAAGACGACAACCACTAGCCTTCTGACCATGATGCTTACCGAAGCGGGTCTCGATCCTACCTATGTCATTGGCGGTAAATTAAACGCATCGGGTAAGAACGCATCGTTGGGCAGCTCTCGCTATTTGGTTGCTGAGGCGGATGAGTCAGATGCCTCATTCCTGTCGCTGCGTCCGATGGCGGCGATCGTGACCAACATCGATGAAGATCACATGGAGACCTATGGCGGCAGCTTTGATAAGTTAAAGCAGGCTTATATCCAATTCCTGCAAAACATGCCCTTTTATGGATTGGCGGTAATTTGTGGCGATGATCAAGAATTGTCTGGCATGATTGATGACATTGCGCGCCCTGTACTAACTTTCGGTTTCGGTTCGCATAATGACGTGCAGGCGACCCACCTAGAGGTGGAAGGTGCACGCACGCATTTTACTGTACTGCGCAAGGATCGCGAGCCACTTCGCCTGACTTTAAACATCCCTGGCGAGCACAACGTCCTAAATGCACTGGCTGCCATCACTTTGGCGACTGATGAAGGCGTGGATGATGAGGCGATCGTTCGTGCGGTGAGTAAGTTTGCAGGCGTGGGTCGCCGCTTTGAACAGCAGGCAGACATTGCTGTAGATGGCGGCAATGTACTACTGATTGATGACTATGGGCATCATCCAACCGAAGTGCTGGCAACCATCAAGGCAGCTCGCCAAAGCTATCCCGAGCGCCGCTTAGTGATGATGTTCCAGCCGCACCGTTATAGCCGTACTCGTGACTGCTTTGATGAGTTTGTTGAGGTGTTGTCGAATGTCGATGAACTGCTTTTGTTGGATGTGTATCCAGCAGGCGAGGCGTTGATTGTGGGTGCCGATACTAAGTCATTGGCGCGCAGCATTCGCCTACGTGGACAAGTCGAGCCAACGCTCGTGGATAAAGAAAATCTAGCACCAGTCATGCAGCGCGTCCTAAAAGCCGGCGATCTTCTAATCACTCAAGGCGCGGGCAATGTGGGACATATTTGTTTGGATTTAAGAGATAACGAACTGTATCTAAAATAA